From the Fusobacterium ulcerans ATCC 49185 genome, the window ACCTTTCAAGAGAACTTTTAAATGGGGAAGATGCTATAGATATTGTAGCTGCTTTAATTAAACATTCATATGAAGATGTACTTGATGAAAGCAATTACAATGAGATAAATAATAGTGCTCCATTAGAAAAAACTGGTAAAGTAAGACTATTTGTTGCTTTAGGAAGAAAAAATGAAATGACTCCTAAGAAATTAGTAGAAATGGTAACTAGCAAAACTAAAGTTGATGAAAGAAAATTAAAGAATGTTGAAGTATATGAAAACTTCTCTTTCTTATCTGTTCCTTTCCAAGAAGCAGAAGAAATTATTGAAATATTCAAGCAAGATAAAAAAGGAAGAAAACCTTTAATAGAAAAAGCTAAAGAAAAGAAACAATAATAAATATATAAGACGGCTCAAAGGCTCATTCAGATTTCTTTTGAGTCGTTTTCATTTTTTGGAAAAGAAAGCAACAAATTCTTGATAGTAGGGGAGATTATGTTATAATATAAGAAAATATAATATAAGGAGTCTGAAATGAAAAAATGGATCTATACTATTGCAGGTTTATTTGTTTTAGTTGCAACAATAGTAGTAGTTTTCTTCTACTTTGAAATAAATAAAAAAGTAAATTATCGAAAGATAATTGAGATAAAGAGAGGTGTTCCATTAAAAGCTTCATTATCAAGCCTTCCTGTTTCAGACAATTTTGTTTTCAAAGTTTATTTGAAATACAGAAATGAGGGAAAGGGAATAAAGGCAGGATATTATGAACTAAAAGGAGAAATGTCAATGAAAGATCTTATAGACGTCCTTGAGGCAGGTAAAGATAAGGTATTTAAATTGACTATTCCAGAAGGATACAGCATAGCAGAAATTGCTGATCTTTTAGAAAAAAATGGAAGAATAGACAAAGATAAATTTTATAAGGAATTTAATGGGATAGAGTTTCCATATCCTACACCAGAAGGGAATTTTGAAGGGTATTTATACCCTGAAACTTATTATATACCAGAAAATTATAATGAAAGATTAATTATAAGAACTTTATTAAGAGAGTTTCTGAAAAAATTTCCACCAGAAAAGTATAAAGATAAAGATGAATTCTACCAAAAATTGATAATGGCATCTATTTTAGAAAGAGAGGCTAAACTTGATGAAGAGAAACCTCTTATGGCTTCTGTATTTTATAATAGAATAAAAAAGAAAATGACACTTTCTTCTGATGCAACAGTGAATTTTTTGTATGATTATAAAAAAAGAAGAATGTATTATAAAGATTTGGAAATAGATTCACCATATAACACTTATAAATATAAGGGACTTCCCCCAGGACCAATATCTAATCCAAGCGTAGTTTCAGTAGAAGCAGCATACAATCCAGCTGATACAGACTACCTGTTTTTTGTTGCAACAGGGGATGGAGGACACTTTTTTAGTAAAACATATAAAGAACATCTGGAATTTCAAAGAAAAAATAAGGAGAATAAATAGTGAACAAAGTAGTTATAGCTGCCATAAACAGCCAATATGTACATCTGAATCTGGCAGTGAGATATCTTAAAAAATATACAGAAACAAATAGTAATATAAAAGTAGAAATATATGAAACAAATATTAATAATCAGCTTTTGAATATAATAAAGGATATTTTTGAGCTGAATCCAGATAAAATAATTTTTTCAACATATATCTGGAATAAAGAATATGTGTTTGAGATAGTAAAGGAGATAAAAAAAGTGCTTCCTACTGTAAAAATTATACTTGGAGGACCTGAGGTGTCTTTTGGTTGGGAGAAGGTAATGGAAGAAAATCCAGAGATAGACAATATACTTGTTGGAGAAGGGGAAAAAGTTTTTTTAAACTTTTTAACCAATGAGAACGACAAAGTATTGGGACTTGTTTACAGAAAAGATGGAGAGATATGTTTTAATGGCTCAGAAAAAATAATAGAAGATTTGGATATAATTCCATTTCCATATGAAAAAGAAGAATTACAGGATAAAACTAAGAT encodes:
- the mltG gene encoding endolytic transglycosylase MltG yields the protein MKKWIYTIAGLFVLVATIVVVFFYFEINKKVNYRKIIEIKRGVPLKASLSSLPVSDNFVFKVYLKYRNEGKGIKAGYYELKGEMSMKDLIDVLEAGKDKVFKLTIPEGYSIAEIADLLEKNGRIDKDKFYKEFNGIEFPYPTPEGNFEGYLYPETYYIPENYNERLIIRTLLREFLKKFPPEKYKDKDEFYQKLIMASILEREAKLDEEKPLMASVFYNRIKKKMTLSSDATVNFLYDYKKRRMYYKDLEIDSPYNTYKYKGLPPGPISNPSVVSVEAAYNPADTDYLFFVATGDGGHFFSKTYKEHLEFQRKNKENK